A genomic segment from Desulfurobacterium pacificum encodes:
- the rplV gene encoding 50S ribosomal protein L22, producing MAVEQRDYYKEGERGFATPEEARAIWRRARMSASKVRLVVDLIRGKQVDTALAILQNTPKKSARMVEKVLKSAIANAEQKGLDPEELIVKRAYVDEGPTMKRVRPRAMGRANIRRRRTCHITVVVGKPEAKK from the coding sequence ATGGCAGTTGAGCAAAGAGACTACTATAAAGAAGGCGAAAGAGGTTTTGCTACTCCGGAAGAGGCAAGGGCTATCTGGAGAAGAGCGAGAATGTCTGCTTCTAAGGTTAGACTTGTAGTTGACCTTATTAGAGGTAAGCAGGTTGATACAGCCCTTGCTATATTGCAGAATACTCCTAAAAAATCTGCAAGAATGGTGGAAAAAGTTCTTAAGAGTGCAATTGCAAATGCGGAGCAAAAGGGTCTTGACCCTGAAGAATTGATTGTTAAAAGGGCCTATGTTGATGAAGGTCCTACAATGAAAAGGGTCCGTCCAAGAGCTATGGGTAGAGCTAACATAAGGCGCAGGAGAACCTGCCACATTACTGTTGTGGTAGGTAAACCTGAAGCTAAAAAGTAA
- the rpsS gene encoding 30S ribosomal protein S19 produces the protein MGRSLKKGPYVNPKILKKVRKMNETGEKKVIKVWDRACTIVPEFIGHTFAVYNGQKFIPVYVTEQMVGHRLGEFSLTRTFRGHAGQKQKVAKKK, from the coding sequence ATGGGACGTTCACTAAAAAAGGGTCCCTACGTGAACCCTAAAATACTGAAGAAAGTTCGCAAAATGAACGAAACTGGTGAAAAGAAGGTTATTAAAGTGTGGGATAGAGCCTGTACTATAGTTCCTGAGTTTATAGGTCATACATTTGCCGTGTACAACGGGCAGAAGTTTATCCCTGTTTACGTTACTGAACAGATGGTCGGTCACAGATTGGGAGAGTTCTCTCTTACGCGTACTTTTAGAGGACATGCCGGACAGAAGCAAAAAGTTGCCAAGAAGAAGTAA
- the rplB gene encoding 50S ribosomal protein L2 — translation MGIKRFKPYTPSRRFMTVSDFAEITKTEPEKSLTVGFVRGTGRNNQGRITCRHKGGGHKRRYRIIDFRRDKIGVPAKVAAIEYDPNRSARIALLVYADGEKRYILWPEGLKVGDTVVAGPDAEIKVGNALPLRHIPVGTIVHNVELKPGKGGQLARAAGSFAQLMGKVGDYAQLRLPSGELRLVHLDCMATVGQVGNLDHENIVLGKAGRSRWLGIRPTVRGTAMNPVDHPHGGGEGRTFGKHPVTPWGQPTKGYKTRRAKKYSDKFIIKRRNQK, via the coding sequence ATGGGAATTAAAAGATTTAAACCATACACTCCATCAAGGCGTTTTATGACCGTTTCCGACTTTGCAGAGATTACTAAGACCGAGCCTGAAAAATCTCTTACTGTTGGTTTTGTTAGAGGAACGGGTAGAAACAATCAAGGAAGAATTACCTGCCGTCATAAAGGTGGTGGTCATAAGCGCCGTTACAGAATTATTGATTTCAGAAGAGATAAGATAGGCGTGCCAGCAAAAGTGGCTGCTATTGAGTATGACCCAAACAGGTCTGCAAGGATTGCCCTTCTTGTTTACGCTGATGGAGAGAAAAGATATATTCTCTGGCCCGAAGGTCTTAAGGTCGGGGATACTGTAGTGGCAGGACCAGATGCGGAAATTAAAGTTGGTAATGCTTTACCTTTAAGACATATTCCTGTAGGTACTATCGTTCACAACGTTGAGTTAAAGCCGGGTAAGGGCGGTCAGCTTGCCAGAGCAGCTGGTTCTTTTGCACAGCTAATGGGTAAAGTTGGCGATTACGCACAGCTCAGACTTCCTTCTGGTGAACTACGTCTCGTTCATCTTGATTGCATGGCTACAGTAGGTCAGGTAGGAAACCTTGACCACGAAAATATCGTTTTAGGAAAAGCAGGACGTTCCAGATGGCTCGGTATTAGACCGACTGTTCGTGGAACTGCTATGAACCCTGTTGACCACCCACATGGTGGTGGTGAAGGTAGAACGTTCGGTAAGCATCCTGTTACTCCTTGGGGTCAGCCAACTAAGGGTTATAAGACAAGACGTGCTAAGAAGTATTCCGATAAATTCATCATTAAACGTCGTAATCAGAAGTAG
- the rplW gene encoding 50S ribosomal protein L23 translates to MKTPYDIILRPIVTEKSVRLANLEVKSSKTKEPKKITKITFEVAIDATKPEIKEAVEKIFDVKVEKVNTMIVKGKRKGVRFFRGKKKDWKKAVVTLKPGYEIDLEKL, encoded by the coding sequence ATGAAAACTCCTTATGATATAATCCTCCGCCCTATCGTTACGGAGAAAAGTGTTAGATTAGCTAACTTGGAAGTGAAGAGTTCCAAAACTAAGGAACCTAAGAAGATAACGAAGATTACCTTTGAGGTGGCTATAGACGCTACAAAGCCGGAGATTAAAGAGGCGGTGGAAAAGATATTTGACGTAAAAGTAGAAAAAGTTAACACCATGATAGTTAAAGGTAAGAGAAAAGGTGTAAGGTTTTTCAGAGGTAAAAAGAAAGACTGGAAGAAAGCTGTCGTAACTTTGAAGCCTGGTTACGAAATTGACCTTGAGAAACTCTAA